One Formosa agariphila KMM 3901 genomic window, ATATTCTAGCGGTATCGGGATTACATGTTGGAATTATACTACTATTATTAAACTACCTGTTATCTCCTTTAGAGCGTGTAAAACATGGAAAACTTATAAAAACCATTTGCATTGTTATATTAATGTGGTGTTTTGCCATTCTAACCGGTTTATCACCTTCGGTTAGTAGAGCAACCTTAATGTTTACGTTAGTCACAATTAGTATGAATTCTAATAGACCTACAAATACATTTAATACCGTTGCTATTTCCGCATTTATTTTATTGCTATAGCACCCTATGCTACTCTTTGATGTTGGATTTCAGCTGAGTTATTTAGCAGTATTCAGTATTGTTTTACTTCAACCAAAACTTATTCTACTGTGGTTACCAAAACATAAAGTTGTACGCTTTTTCTGGAACATTTTAACAGTGACTTTAGCGGCACAAATTGGAGTGCTACCGTTAAGCGTATATTACTTCCATCAGTTCCCTGGATTATTTTTCCTTTCAAACCTTATTATAATACCTTTCTTAGGTTTTATTTTAGGTTTTGGTGTCTTAATTATCATCTTGTCGTCTATAGAAGTGTTACCAAATTTACTAGCGGAATTCTACAATAAAATTATTGGAATTATGAATGCCATTGTAAATTGGATTGCGAATCAAGATCAATTTATTTTCAGTTCTATTTCAATAGAGTTTAATACGCTAATTTTTATTTACGGCGTAATCCTATCTTTAATTTACCTGTATTTAAATCCGAAGTTTAAATCGGTTACCATAGTCTTATTTGCATGCATCGGACTTCAAACCGTTTTAATATATAATAAGAACGCTGCATCTGAGTCTGAATGGGTATTGTTTCATAAAAACAGAGAAAACATATTAGGTCATAAAACTTTAAATCATTTAAATATTTATAGTAATACAGACACAATATCTACCATTAATTCATATCCGTTAAGCGGATACACTATTGCAAAGGCCACACAAACAGTTACACAACAACCTATGGATAATGTGTACCGCATAAAAAATAGAAACTTGCTCATTGTAGACAGTTCAGGAGTGTATAATGTTAGCACTTTTAAACCTCATTATGTTCTACTGACTCATTCCCCTAAAATTAATTTAAACCGCCTAATCGACTCTATAAGTCCTAATGAGATAATAGTTGATGGTAGCAATTACAAATCGTATATAAACCGCTGGGAAGCGACTTGCAAGACAAAAAAAATCCCTTTTTACCAGACAGGTAAAAAGGGAGCTTATATATTTAAGTGAATGTAGTTCTACTCTACAAATTCTGGTACAAATTCTGCAAAATATGCATCGACAACCTCCTGAGAAGTTAACTCTTTATATTTATCGGTTTTAAAAAGTTTTAAATACACTTCTAACTGTTGTGGTTTCTGATACCCTCTTACTGGAGCAATAACTTGTGCGCTTTCATCAAAAAACACTATGGTTGGATACGCGTTTACACCCAATGCTCTAGTAAAATCGTGGACACTATTTCTACTATTTTTTTTAGCAGGGTCGTAACCAGAATTCCCATAAGTATTTCCTTGATAAGTTATCGACTCTTTTCCTTCAGCATTAAATTTTACGGCGTAGAAATTCTCATTAACATACGCTGCAACATCTTTATTTTGAAAGGTATTTTTATCTAACATTTTACAAGGACCACACCAGTTTGTATAGGCATCCATCATAATCTTTTTAGGTGTAGTTTTCTGAAGTTCTAAAGCTTCATTTAAACTTACCCAATTAATTTCTTGAGCATATACATGTCCTATTGAAAACATAAGAACCATTAAAAGCAATCCCTTTTTCATCGATTTAAAGTGTATCATTTTAATCCTTAATAAAATATTGTATTCATCTAAGTGGTCTAAAATACAAAAAGCACCTTACAACGAAGATGCTTTTTATAAAATATAATCTATTATTTCTATTACTTAATACCGTGCATTTTTCGTTTCATCATCGGATTTAACAGTAGCATAAATACTGCGGCTACTATAGGAATAATTGTAAAAATTAAAAAGAAGGTGGACAGTCCATATTCTTCAGAAATCATGTCGATATAACTACCTGTAATACCACCTAATAAGTTTGCTATGAAATTAGCAACGAACCATATTCCAAACATCATACTAACTAATCTTAGCGGTGCTAACTTACTTACATAAGATAAACCTACTGGAGATACACAAAGTTCTCCCAAAGTATGTAAAAGATACGCTCCAACTAAAAACATTAAACTTACTGCTGCTGTTTTTGCTCCTTCTGGAATAGTTGATGCTCCATAAGCTAGAATAGCGAAACCTAAGCCCACTAAAACAAGACCTATAGCAAATTTCACAGGACCTGAAGGGTTGTATTTGCTTTCCCAAATTTTAGAAAATAATGGTGCAAATAAGATTATAAATAATGAGTTAAGCACAGAGAACCAAGATGCAGGAACTTCTGTCGCATCGGCTTCAAATTCTTTTTTAAGCATCCAAATTACGATACCCCAAATGATAACAAAACTAAGTCCTAATAAAATATTTGATAGTGCAAATTTTCCAAATGTTTGCTTGAATAGCATGGCCAATACATAGGAAATGACTAGCATTGGAACTAAAGTTATAATAGCATTAATTATTTTAAATGTTGTCGCTGCATCACCTGCAAGAACTCTATCTGTATAATCTGAAGCAAAAATCGTCATAGACCCACCTGCTTGTTCAAATGCCCACCAAAAGAAGATAGTGAAAACCGCGAAAATTCCAATAACAGTCATTCTATCTCTTACCACTTTTGGACTTTCAGGCTCTACAGCTTTTTCTTCTGCTGTTTCGGTGTGATGTGATTTAGCCTCTACAACTGCTTCTAGAGTTTTCTTAGGAGATAAACCTATTTTTCCGAAGATTTCTTGGGCGAAGTAAAACTGTAACATTCCTAAAAACATGAATATTCCTGCTAAACCGAAGCCCCAGTGCCATCCAACATTTTCACCTATATAACCACATAAAAGGATTCCTAAAAATGCTCCTGCATTAATCCCCATATAGAAGATTGTGTAACCAGCATCCTTTTCTTTTCCTTGAGACAAGTACAACTGCCCTACCATTGATGAGATATTTGGTTTAAACAAACCATTTCCAAGTATTAAGCATAATAATCCAACATAGAAAAAATACGTACTAATCCCTTCTAACGCCATAGAGGCATGCCCTAACGTCATAATAAAAGCACCAATAACTACCGCTTTTCTATAACCCAAAAGTTTGTCGGCGATTAGACCTCCAATTATTGGGGTTAAATATACTAAACCAGTATACCAAGCATAAAGTACCAAAGCATCACTTCGTTCCCAACCCCATCCTTCTTCCATTATTGAAGAAATTAAAAATAAGACAAGTAATGCACGCATTCCATAATATGAAAAACGCTCCCACATTTCGGTAAAAAACAATACAAATAATCCTGATGGATGACCTAATACTGTTTTTTGGTTTGTTTCTGAACCTCCAAATTTAAATTCCATATATTTATTTTAGTTTAATTTTTTCTACTATTGGTTTAGTTAATTTTATCTCCTAGAGTTTCATCTAAGAAATTCGTCATTTTAGTATACAAGTGTAATCTCGTGTTACCCCCGTAAATCCCGTGATTATTATCTGGGTAAATCATCCATTCAAACTGTTTATTCGCCTGAATTAAAGCTTCAATCATTTGCATAGAATTTTGAACGTGTACATTGTCATCTCCAGTTCCGTGAACTAATAAAAAGTCTCCTTTTAGTTTATCGACATGATTAATTGGAGAATTTTCATCATAACCGGAAGCATTTTCTTGAGGTGTTGTCATATAACGTTCTGTATAAATAGAATCGTAAAACCTCCAGCTAGTTACCGGAGCCACAGCAATTGCCATTTTAAACACATCGTTGCCTTTAAAAATAGCATTGCTACTCATAAAGCCTCCAAAACTCCAACCCCAAATTCCAATTCGTTCCTTGTCAATATACGACAAATCTCCTAATTGTTTAGCTGCTGCTATTTGATCTTCTAGTTCGTATTTCCCTAATTCTTTTTGTGTCGATTTTTTGAATGCAGCACCTTTATATCCTGTACCACGTCCATCTACACAAACTACGATATAGCCTTTTTGTGCTAACATTTCGTACCAATAATCGTTTGCAGCTAACCAACTGTTAGAAACACTTTGCGAACCTGGTCCAGAATATTGATACATTAACATAGGATATGATTTAGACGCATCGAAATTTGATGGTTTAATCATCCACATATTTAAATCGTTTCCGTTGACTTTTAACGTACTAAACTCTTTTTTAGAAATATCGTAAGCTGCTAATTGAGTAGATAAAGCTTTGTTGTCTTTAATAACCTTAAGCACTTTTCCAGATTTCGAATTGTTAAGCGTGTATAAAGGTGGTGTAGTGGCACTAGAATATGTGTTTATAAAATAGGTAAAATCTGCACTAAAAGCTGCAGAATTCGTTCCCTCTTCTTTAGACAAACGGGTTTTGTTTTTCCCATTTAAACCAATACTATAGACATCTCTATTTATAGAGCCGTTTTCTACAGATTGATAAAATATTTTCTTTGTCTGTTTATCGAAACCATAATAACTCGTTACTTCCCAATTTCCTGATGTAATTTGGTTAATTAAAGTACCGTCTTTTTTATAGTGATAAATATGATTGTAACCATCTTTTTCACTCGTCCAGATAAAACTATTATCTTCTAAAAACGTTAAGTTATCGGTAACATCTACGTAAGCATCGTCTGTGTCTGTAAGCACAAGTTTAGATGACATTGCCGAAGCATCAATCATCCATAAATCCAACACATTCTGATGTCTGTTCATGTATTGCGCACTTAAAACATTAGATTCGTTAGTCCATTTTATTCGAGGAATATAAAAATCTGAATATGATTTATTTAGAGTTACTTCTGATGTTTTATTTTTTTCTAAATCGAATACATGTAACGACACTACCGAATTAGCTTCACCTGCTTTTGGGTATTTAAAAACATTTTGTGTAGGATATAAATCTGTTCCATAAACATCCATTGAAAATTCAGGAACGTTAGACTCATCAAAACGTATAAAAGCTATTTTATTACTAGCGGCATTCCATTCGAAAGCACGAACAAATGCAAATTCTTCTTCATAAACCCAGTCGGTAATACCGTTTATAATTTTGTTATCTACACCATCTGAAGTTATTTTAGTAGTTTCTCCTGTTTTTAAATCTTTCACAAACAAATTATTATTTAATCCGTAAGCGACTTTTGTACCATCTGGAGAAAATGTAGGTTCCTGAATTTTTTCATCAGAAATAGCAGTCACTTTTTTTGTTGCGACATCGAAAACAAAATACGTTCCCAATGTTGAACGTCTAAAAATAGATTCTACATTGGTTGCTAATAGCACTTTAGTTTCGTCTTCACTAAAGGTGTAATTAGAGAAGTAATTAACTTCGGCCAAGTCACTAGAACTTACTAAAGTTTTAACTTTACTTAAGGTTTTGTAATCGTAAATATCTATAGATGTGCTTTTTGTTTGCCGATTGACATCTAATACAGAATACTCTTGACCATTGGCCATAGAGTGCAAGGATTCCATGCGTTCTGTTCTGAAACTTCCGTTCCAAATGTCTTCTAAAGTTATTTGTTTTTGTTGTGCTGAAACTAAGCTTGTTGTTATTAAAAA contains:
- a CDS encoding thioredoxin family protein codes for the protein MKKGLLLMVLMFSIGHVYAQEINWVSLNEALELQKTTPKKIMMDAYTNWCGPCKMLDKNTFQNKDVAAYVNENFYAVKFNAEGKESITYQGNTYGNSGYDPAKKNSRNSVHDFTRALGVNAYPTIVFFDESAQVIAPVRGYQKPQQLEVYLKLFKTDKYKELTSQEVVDAYFAEFVPEFVE
- a CDS encoding peptide MFS transporter, whose amino-acid sequence is MEFKFGGSETNQKTVLGHPSGLFVLFFTEMWERFSYYGMRALLVLFLISSIMEEGWGWERSDALVLYAWYTGLVYLTPIIGGLIADKLLGYRKAVVIGAFIMTLGHASMALEGISTYFFYVGLLCLILGNGLFKPNISSMVGQLYLSQGKEKDAGYTIFYMGINAGAFLGILLCGYIGENVGWHWGFGLAGIFMFLGMLQFYFAQEIFGKIGLSPKKTLEAVVEAKSHHTETAEEKAVEPESPKVVRDRMTVIGIFAVFTIFFWWAFEQAGGSMTIFASDYTDRVLAGDAATTFKIINAIITLVPMLVISYVLAMLFKQTFGKFALSNILLGLSFVIIWGIVIWMLKKEFEADATEVPASWFSVLNSLFIILFAPLFSKIWESKYNPSGPVKFAIGLVLVGLGFAILAYGASTIPEGAKTAAVSLMFLVGAYLLHTLGELCVSPVGLSYVSKLAPLRLVSMMFGIWFVANFIANLLGGITGSYIDMISEEYGLSTFFLIFTIIPIVAAVFMLLLNPMMKRKMHGIK
- a CDS encoding S9 family peptidase; the encoded protein is MKYYSPLLLLFLITTSLVSAQQKQITLEDIWNGSFRTERMESLHSMANGQEYSVLDVNRQTKSTSIDIYDYKTLSKVKTLVSSSDLAEVNYFSNYTFSEDETKVLLATNVESIFRRSTLGTYFVFDVATKKVTAISDEKIQEPTFSPDGTKVAYGLNNNLFVKDLKTGETTKITSDGVDNKIINGITDWVYEEEFAFVRAFEWNAASNKIAFIRFDESNVPEFSMDVYGTDLYPTQNVFKYPKAGEANSVVSLHVFDLEKNKTSEVTLNKSYSDFYIPRIKWTNESNVLSAQYMNRHQNVLDLWMIDASAMSSKLVLTDTDDAYVDVTDNLTFLEDNSFIWTSEKDGYNHIYHYKKDGTLINQITSGNWEVTSYYGFDKQTKKIFYQSVENGSINRDVYSIGLNGKNKTRLSKEEGTNSAAFSADFTYFINTYSSATTPPLYTLNNSKSGKVLKVIKDNKALSTQLAAYDISKKEFSTLKVNGNDLNMWMIKPSNFDASKSYPMLMYQYSGPGSQSVSNSWLAANDYWYEMLAQKGYIVVCVDGRGTGYKGAAFKKSTQKELGKYELEDQIAAAKQLGDLSYIDKERIGIWGWSFGGFMSSNAIFKGNDVFKMAIAVAPVTSWRFYDSIYTERYMTTPQENASGYDENSPINHVDKLKGDFLLVHGTGDDNVHVQNSMQMIEALIQANKQFEWMIYPDNNHGIYGGNTRLHLYTKMTNFLDETLGDKIN